A stretch of Oncorhynchus mykiss isolate Arlee chromosome 12, USDA_OmykA_1.1, whole genome shotgun sequence DNA encodes these proteins:
- the LOC110538251 gene encoding zinc finger CCCH domain-containing protein 7A isoform X1 produces the protein MSILCQDRSSRWQDIQNGLQFIQSTLPYPGTQERYEVFIQDLVKNLFGEGNDVFNEGEWMRSIEMYTEALSIAEYADSEDISVPTGTLEKLYANRAAAYLNVVPGLHDEALVDCEKALQLNEGNHRALYRKARALKEMGRHKEAYETVAKCSLAVPQDPNVIGLTQDLAKMLGLKIRKAYVRSKPALNVLPGSSYSGASNDKSHGSTSVEDIEIEVNQPPQETDGPDPAPPSHDPLAAMKVHPPRNERLETESPPVSIIPSVSPVEVHTPEPNHVPVPLLMPISKPMHTLVNGARASPTQSYHLPMQKSHPDFDAEIIGDDLDDLLDQAGPGPTESPMVRSWEIAANVIPTMKGPIPFPTSAPSNAMSSPFLMPSHMNPFMHVTSQCTVTLPPPYHKPQASGYSLGLDTFGVSSPLDSLDSLSMSEPQTGMQGVAYSQFNGYSQHPFMQLTDHDKPMGMALGMPDVTPLPAVVDLAKNPLADTHEFKQACSNCYVKTGLGVLDFTLYTEEHKCKKDILLGRIKNQPDKSWKLIRPRPTKSQYVGPYYICKDVAIGEGCRYPGHCTFAYCQEEIDVWSLERKGFICRDFLFDPFGPTSKINLTVPKILQEHHGIFMFLCGVCFDHKPRIISKTNKDNPSLCSHPVTKHAFEDQKCLVHILRENTVRYSKIRPYSPQNQMDICRHEVRYGCVREDECFYAHSLIELKVWMMQHQLGITPENIVHEANRFWNMEAGSQGTLQFTTPLKRFGPPNLKMQFVCGQCWRNGQVSEADKNKKYCTAKARHSWSKDKRVVLVSSIERKKWTTIRPLPTKKPIPSQFEICMHVSTGKKCQYIGNCTFAHSTEERDLWTYMKENNIPDMEQLYEHWLQSQKPGWSEDASNSSIKENGKQIHMPTDYAEEMTGNHCWLCGKNCNSDRQWQQHITSEKHREKVFNSEDDQNCWQYRFPTGTFRVCERYLKGTCTEEELCKLAHGNEELKEWTERREFLLMKLAKARKDHLIAPNDNDFGKYSFLLKDIK, from the exons ATGTCAATCCTGTGTCAGGACCGAAGCAGTCGCTGGCAGGATATTCAGAATGggctgcagttcatcca GTCAACTCTGCCCTATCCTGGAACTCAGGAACGATATGAG GTGTTCATTCAGGACCTTGTGAAGAATCTGTTTGGTGAAGGAAATGACGTGTTCAATGAAGGGGAATGGATGCGATCTATAGAAATGTACACTGAGGCCTTGAGCATAGCAGAATATGCAGATTCGGAAGACATCAGTGTACCTACTGGAACGTTGGAAAAGCTGTATGCCAATCGAGCTGCTGCTTACTTGAACGTTGTACCG GGTCTGCATGATGAAGCACTAGTAGACTGTGAGAAAGCTCTTCAATTGAATGAGGGAAACCATAGAGCTCTTTATAGGAAAGCCAGAGCCTTGAAAGAGATGGGCAGGCATAAAGAGGCCTATGAGACTGTAGCAAAGTGCTCCCTTGCAGTGCCTCAG GATCCCAATGTCATAGGATTGACTCAGGACCTGGCCAAAATGTTGGGATTGAAAATCCGTAAAGCCTATGTCAGGAGTAAG CCTGCCTTAAATGTTTTGCCTGGATCGAGCTATTCAGGTGCATCCAATGACAAG TCTCATGGATCTACATCTGTGGAAGATATAGAAATTG AAGTGAATCagccccctcaggaaactgacgGTCCAGACCCAGCCCCCCCAAGCCATGACCCATTGGCAGCAATGAAGGTGCACCCCCCTCGGAATGAGAGACTAGAAACTGAATCCCCCCCTGTCAGCATCATCCCTTCAGTATCGCCTGTTGAGGTTCACACCCCAGAGCCCAATCATGTTCCGGTGCCCCTGCTTATGCCCATTTCCAAGCCCATGCATACGTTGGTCAATGGTGCCAGAGCCAGCCCTACCCAGTCTTATCATTTGCCAATGCAAAAGTCTCACCCGGACTTCGATGCGGAAATTATTGGAGATGACCTGGATGATCTGCTGGACCAAGCTGGCCCCGGGCCCACAGAATCTCCCATGGTACGTTCATGGGAGATTGCTGCTAAT GTCATTCCCACCATGAAGGGCCCTATCCCTTTTCCAACCAGTGCCCCCTCAAATGCCATGTCTAGTCCTTTCCTTATGCCATCTCACATGAACCCTTTTATGCATGTGACATCACAGTGCACAGTGACTCTGCCTCCTCCCTACCACAAGCCACAAGCCAGTGGGTACTCTTTAGGTCTGGACACCTTCGGGGTCTCCTCTCCATTGGACTCACTGGACAGTCTCTCCATGTCAGAGCCTCAGACAGGTATGCAAGGAGTTGCATACAGCCAGTTTAACG gaTATAGTCAGCATCCATTCATGCAG TTGACTGACCATGATAAGCCAATGGGAATGGCCCTGGGGATGCCGGATGTAACCCCCCTCCCTGCTGTTGTGGATCTGGCCAAAAATCCCCTGGCTGATACTCATGAATTCAAACAGGCATGCTCAAACTGCTATGTCAAAACTG GGCTTGGAGTGTTGGATTTCACACTCTATACCGAAGAGCACAAATGCAAGAAGGACATATTACTTGGAAGGATAAAAAATCAACCAGACAAGTCATGGAAGCTGATCAGACCCAGACCGACAAAATCCCAGTATGTTGGGCCATACTACATCTGCAAAG ATGTCGCCATTGGAGAGGGGTGCAGGTACCCTGGTCACTGCACATTTGCCTACTGCCAAGAGGAGATTGATGTTTGGTCCCTGGAGCGCAAAGGCTTCATCTGCAGAGACTTTCTCTTTGATCCATTTGGGCCCACCAGTAAGATCAATCTGACTGTCCCGAAGATCCTACAGGAGCATCACGGAATATTCATGTTCCTCTGTGGA GTGTGTTTTGATCACAAACCCAGAATAATCAGCAAAACCAATAAGGACAACCCATCTCTTTGCTCTCACCCCGTGACAAAACATGCCTTTGAAGATCAGAA GTGCCTGGTCCACATTCTGAGGGAGAACACTGTGCGCTACTCCAAAATCCGTCCGTACAGTCCGCAGAACCAGATGGACATCTGTCGGCATGAGGTGCGCTACGGCTGCGTGCGGGAAGACGAGTGCTTCTATGCCCACAGCCTGATCGAGCTGAAGGTGTGGATGATGCAGCACCAGCTAG GCATCACTCCTGAAAATATAGTCCATGAGGCCAATAGGTTTTGGAACATGGAGGCAGGCTCCCAAGGAACCCTG CAATTCACCACACCACTGAAGAGGTTTGGACCCCCAAATCTGAAGATGCAGTTTGTGTGTGGGCAGTGTTGGAGAAACGGCCAAGTTAGTGAGGCAGACAAGAACAAGAAGTACTGCACTGCCAAAGCCAGGCATTC GTGGTCAAAAGACAAACGAGTGGTGCTGGTGAGTTCCATCGAACGCAAGAAGTGGACAACGATCCGCCCTCTCCCAACAAAGAAGCCCATCCCGTCTCAGTTTGAG ATTTGTATGCACGTGTCTACTGGCAAAAAGTGCCAGTACATCGGAAACTGCACGTTTGCACACAGCACAGAGGAAAGGGACCTGTGGACATACATGAAAGAGAACAACA TTCCTGACATGGAGCAACTGTATGAGCACTGGCTGCAGTCTCAGAAGCCTGGCTGGAGCGAGGATGCCTCCAACAGCTCCATCAAGGAGAACGGGAAGCAGATCCACATGCCCACAGACTATGCTGAGGAGATG ACTGGCAACCACTGTTGGCTTTGTGGTAAGAACTGCAACAGTGACAGGCAGTGGCAGCAGCACATCACTtcagaaaaacacagagagaaagtgTTTAACTCTGAAGACGATCAGAACTGCTGGCAGTATCGCTTCCCCACTGGCACCTTCAGAGTTTGCGAGAG ATACCTTAAAGGCACTTGCACAGAGGAGGAGTTGTGTAAACTGGCTCATGGAAACGAAGAACTAAAGGAATGGACGGAGCGCAGGGAGTTCCTTTTGATGAAACTGGCCAAAGCCAGAAAAGACCATCTTATAGCCCCAAATGACAATGACTTTGGCAAATATAGTTTTCTGCTTAAAGACATAAAGTAA
- the LOC110538251 gene encoding zinc finger CCCH domain-containing protein 7A isoform X3, which translates to MSILCQDRSSRWQDIQNGLQFIQSTLPYPGTQERYEVFIQDLVKNLFGEGNDVFNEGEWMRSIEMYTEALSIAEYADSEDISVPTGTLEKLYANRAAAYLNVVPGLHDEALVDCEKALQLNEGNHRALYRKARALKEMGRHKEAYETVAKCSLAVPQDPNVIGLTQDLAKMLGLKIRKAYVRSKPALNVLPGSSYSGASNDKSHGSTSVEDIEIEVNQPPQETDGPDPAPPSHDPLAAMKVHPPRNERLETESPPVSIIPSVSPVEVHTPEPNHVPVPLLMPISKPMHTLVNGARASPTQSYHLPMQKSHPDFDAEIIGDDLDDLLDQAGPGPTESPMVRSWEIAANVIPTMKGPIPFPTSAPSNAMSSPFLMPSHMNPFMHVTSQCTVTLPPPYHKPQASGYSLGLDTFGVSSPLDSLDSLSMSEPQTGYSQHPFMQLTDHDKPMGMALGMPDVTPLPAVVDLAKNPLADTHEFKQACSNCYVKTGLGVLDFTLYTEEHKCKKDILLGRIKNQPDKSWKLIRPRPTKSQYVGPYYICKDVAIGEGCRYPGHCTFAYCQEEIDVWSLERKGFICRDFLFDPFGPTSKINLTVPKILQEHHGIFMFLCGVCFDHKPRIISKTNKDNPSLCSHPVTKHAFEDQKCLVHILRENTVRYSKIRPYSPQNQMDICRHEVRYGCVREDECFYAHSLIELKVWMMQHQLGITPENIVHEANRFWNMEAGSQGTLQFTTPLKRFGPPNLKMQFVCGQCWRNGQVSEADKNKKYCTAKARHSWSKDKRVVLVSSIERKKWTTIRPLPTKKPIPSQFEICMHVSTGKKCQYIGNCTFAHSTEERDLWTYMKENNIPDMEQLYEHWLQSQKPGWSEDASNSSIKENGKQIHMPTDYAEEMTGNHCWLCGKNCNSDRQWQQHITSEKHREKVFNSEDDQNCWQYRFPTGTFRVCERYLKGTCTEEELCKLAHGNEELKEWTERREFLLMKLAKARKDHLIAPNDNDFGKYSFLLKDIK; encoded by the exons ATGTCAATCCTGTGTCAGGACCGAAGCAGTCGCTGGCAGGATATTCAGAATGggctgcagttcatcca GTCAACTCTGCCCTATCCTGGAACTCAGGAACGATATGAG GTGTTCATTCAGGACCTTGTGAAGAATCTGTTTGGTGAAGGAAATGACGTGTTCAATGAAGGGGAATGGATGCGATCTATAGAAATGTACACTGAGGCCTTGAGCATAGCAGAATATGCAGATTCGGAAGACATCAGTGTACCTACTGGAACGTTGGAAAAGCTGTATGCCAATCGAGCTGCTGCTTACTTGAACGTTGTACCG GGTCTGCATGATGAAGCACTAGTAGACTGTGAGAAAGCTCTTCAATTGAATGAGGGAAACCATAGAGCTCTTTATAGGAAAGCCAGAGCCTTGAAAGAGATGGGCAGGCATAAAGAGGCCTATGAGACTGTAGCAAAGTGCTCCCTTGCAGTGCCTCAG GATCCCAATGTCATAGGATTGACTCAGGACCTGGCCAAAATGTTGGGATTGAAAATCCGTAAAGCCTATGTCAGGAGTAAG CCTGCCTTAAATGTTTTGCCTGGATCGAGCTATTCAGGTGCATCCAATGACAAG TCTCATGGATCTACATCTGTGGAAGATATAGAAATTG AAGTGAATCagccccctcaggaaactgacgGTCCAGACCCAGCCCCCCCAAGCCATGACCCATTGGCAGCAATGAAGGTGCACCCCCCTCGGAATGAGAGACTAGAAACTGAATCCCCCCCTGTCAGCATCATCCCTTCAGTATCGCCTGTTGAGGTTCACACCCCAGAGCCCAATCATGTTCCGGTGCCCCTGCTTATGCCCATTTCCAAGCCCATGCATACGTTGGTCAATGGTGCCAGAGCCAGCCCTACCCAGTCTTATCATTTGCCAATGCAAAAGTCTCACCCGGACTTCGATGCGGAAATTATTGGAGATGACCTGGATGATCTGCTGGACCAAGCTGGCCCCGGGCCCACAGAATCTCCCATGGTACGTTCATGGGAGATTGCTGCTAAT GTCATTCCCACCATGAAGGGCCCTATCCCTTTTCCAACCAGTGCCCCCTCAAATGCCATGTCTAGTCCTTTCCTTATGCCATCTCACATGAACCCTTTTATGCATGTGACATCACAGTGCACAGTGACTCTGCCTCCTCCCTACCACAAGCCACAAGCCAGTGGGTACTCTTTAGGTCTGGACACCTTCGGGGTCTCCTCTCCATTGGACTCACTGGACAGTCTCTCCATGTCAGAGCCTCAGACAG gaTATAGTCAGCATCCATTCATGCAG TTGACTGACCATGATAAGCCAATGGGAATGGCCCTGGGGATGCCGGATGTAACCCCCCTCCCTGCTGTTGTGGATCTGGCCAAAAATCCCCTGGCTGATACTCATGAATTCAAACAGGCATGCTCAAACTGCTATGTCAAAACTG GGCTTGGAGTGTTGGATTTCACACTCTATACCGAAGAGCACAAATGCAAGAAGGACATATTACTTGGAAGGATAAAAAATCAACCAGACAAGTCATGGAAGCTGATCAGACCCAGACCGACAAAATCCCAGTATGTTGGGCCATACTACATCTGCAAAG ATGTCGCCATTGGAGAGGGGTGCAGGTACCCTGGTCACTGCACATTTGCCTACTGCCAAGAGGAGATTGATGTTTGGTCCCTGGAGCGCAAAGGCTTCATCTGCAGAGACTTTCTCTTTGATCCATTTGGGCCCACCAGTAAGATCAATCTGACTGTCCCGAAGATCCTACAGGAGCATCACGGAATATTCATGTTCCTCTGTGGA GTGTGTTTTGATCACAAACCCAGAATAATCAGCAAAACCAATAAGGACAACCCATCTCTTTGCTCTCACCCCGTGACAAAACATGCCTTTGAAGATCAGAA GTGCCTGGTCCACATTCTGAGGGAGAACACTGTGCGCTACTCCAAAATCCGTCCGTACAGTCCGCAGAACCAGATGGACATCTGTCGGCATGAGGTGCGCTACGGCTGCGTGCGGGAAGACGAGTGCTTCTATGCCCACAGCCTGATCGAGCTGAAGGTGTGGATGATGCAGCACCAGCTAG GCATCACTCCTGAAAATATAGTCCATGAGGCCAATAGGTTTTGGAACATGGAGGCAGGCTCCCAAGGAACCCTG CAATTCACCACACCACTGAAGAGGTTTGGACCCCCAAATCTGAAGATGCAGTTTGTGTGTGGGCAGTGTTGGAGAAACGGCCAAGTTAGTGAGGCAGACAAGAACAAGAAGTACTGCACTGCCAAAGCCAGGCATTC GTGGTCAAAAGACAAACGAGTGGTGCTGGTGAGTTCCATCGAACGCAAGAAGTGGACAACGATCCGCCCTCTCCCAACAAAGAAGCCCATCCCGTCTCAGTTTGAG ATTTGTATGCACGTGTCTACTGGCAAAAAGTGCCAGTACATCGGAAACTGCACGTTTGCACACAGCACAGAGGAAAGGGACCTGTGGACATACATGAAAGAGAACAACA TTCCTGACATGGAGCAACTGTATGAGCACTGGCTGCAGTCTCAGAAGCCTGGCTGGAGCGAGGATGCCTCCAACAGCTCCATCAAGGAGAACGGGAAGCAGATCCACATGCCCACAGACTATGCTGAGGAGATG ACTGGCAACCACTGTTGGCTTTGTGGTAAGAACTGCAACAGTGACAGGCAGTGGCAGCAGCACATCACTtcagaaaaacacagagagaaagtgTTTAACTCTGAAGACGATCAGAACTGCTGGCAGTATCGCTTCCCCACTGGCACCTTCAGAGTTTGCGAGAG ATACCTTAAAGGCACTTGCACAGAGGAGGAGTTGTGTAAACTGGCTCATGGAAACGAAGAACTAAAGGAATGGACGGAGCGCAGGGAGTTCCTTTTGATGAAACTGGCCAAAGCCAGAAAAGACCATCTTATAGCCCCAAATGACAATGACTTTGGCAAATATAGTTTTCTGCTTAAAGACATAAAGTAA
- the LOC110538251 gene encoding zinc finger CCCH domain-containing protein 7A isoform X2, which translates to MSILCQDRSSRWQDIQNGLQFIQSTLPYPGTQERYEVFIQDLVKNLFGEGNDVFNEGEWMRSIEMYTEALSIAEYADSEDISVPTGTLEKLYANRAAAYLNVVPGLHDEALVDCEKALQLNEGNHRALYRKARALKEMGRHKEAYETVAKCSLAVPQDPNVIGLTQDLAKMLGLKIRKAYVRSKPALNVLPGSSYSGASNDKSHGSTSVEDIEIEVNQPPQETDGPDPAPPSHDPLAAMKVHPPRNERLETESPPVSIIPSVSPVEVHTPEPNHVPVPLLMPISKPMHTLVNGARASPTQSYHLPMQKSHPDFDAEIIGDDLDDLLDQAGPGPTESPMVIPTMKGPIPFPTSAPSNAMSSPFLMPSHMNPFMHVTSQCTVTLPPPYHKPQASGYSLGLDTFGVSSPLDSLDSLSMSEPQTGMQGVAYSQFNGYSQHPFMQLTDHDKPMGMALGMPDVTPLPAVVDLAKNPLADTHEFKQACSNCYVKTGLGVLDFTLYTEEHKCKKDILLGRIKNQPDKSWKLIRPRPTKSQYVGPYYICKDVAIGEGCRYPGHCTFAYCQEEIDVWSLERKGFICRDFLFDPFGPTSKINLTVPKILQEHHGIFMFLCGVCFDHKPRIISKTNKDNPSLCSHPVTKHAFEDQKCLVHILRENTVRYSKIRPYSPQNQMDICRHEVRYGCVREDECFYAHSLIELKVWMMQHQLGITPENIVHEANRFWNMEAGSQGTLQFTTPLKRFGPPNLKMQFVCGQCWRNGQVSEADKNKKYCTAKARHSWSKDKRVVLVSSIERKKWTTIRPLPTKKPIPSQFEICMHVSTGKKCQYIGNCTFAHSTEERDLWTYMKENNIPDMEQLYEHWLQSQKPGWSEDASNSSIKENGKQIHMPTDYAEEMTGNHCWLCGKNCNSDRQWQQHITSEKHREKVFNSEDDQNCWQYRFPTGTFRVCERYLKGTCTEEELCKLAHGNEELKEWTERREFLLMKLAKARKDHLIAPNDNDFGKYSFLLKDIK; encoded by the exons ATGTCAATCCTGTGTCAGGACCGAAGCAGTCGCTGGCAGGATATTCAGAATGggctgcagttcatcca GTCAACTCTGCCCTATCCTGGAACTCAGGAACGATATGAG GTGTTCATTCAGGACCTTGTGAAGAATCTGTTTGGTGAAGGAAATGACGTGTTCAATGAAGGGGAATGGATGCGATCTATAGAAATGTACACTGAGGCCTTGAGCATAGCAGAATATGCAGATTCGGAAGACATCAGTGTACCTACTGGAACGTTGGAAAAGCTGTATGCCAATCGAGCTGCTGCTTACTTGAACGTTGTACCG GGTCTGCATGATGAAGCACTAGTAGACTGTGAGAAAGCTCTTCAATTGAATGAGGGAAACCATAGAGCTCTTTATAGGAAAGCCAGAGCCTTGAAAGAGATGGGCAGGCATAAAGAGGCCTATGAGACTGTAGCAAAGTGCTCCCTTGCAGTGCCTCAG GATCCCAATGTCATAGGATTGACTCAGGACCTGGCCAAAATGTTGGGATTGAAAATCCGTAAAGCCTATGTCAGGAGTAAG CCTGCCTTAAATGTTTTGCCTGGATCGAGCTATTCAGGTGCATCCAATGACAAG TCTCATGGATCTACATCTGTGGAAGATATAGAAATTG AAGTGAATCagccccctcaggaaactgacgGTCCAGACCCAGCCCCCCCAAGCCATGACCCATTGGCAGCAATGAAGGTGCACCCCCCTCGGAATGAGAGACTAGAAACTGAATCCCCCCCTGTCAGCATCATCCCTTCAGTATCGCCTGTTGAGGTTCACACCCCAGAGCCCAATCATGTTCCGGTGCCCCTGCTTATGCCCATTTCCAAGCCCATGCATACGTTGGTCAATGGTGCCAGAGCCAGCCCTACCCAGTCTTATCATTTGCCAATGCAAAAGTCTCACCCGGACTTCGATGCGGAAATTATTGGAGATGACCTGGATGATCTGCTGGACCAAGCTGGCCCCGGGCCCACAGAATCTCCCATG GTCATTCCCACCATGAAGGGCCCTATCCCTTTTCCAACCAGTGCCCCCTCAAATGCCATGTCTAGTCCTTTCCTTATGCCATCTCACATGAACCCTTTTATGCATGTGACATCACAGTGCACAGTGACTCTGCCTCCTCCCTACCACAAGCCACAAGCCAGTGGGTACTCTTTAGGTCTGGACACCTTCGGGGTCTCCTCTCCATTGGACTCACTGGACAGTCTCTCCATGTCAGAGCCTCAGACAGGTATGCAAGGAGTTGCATACAGCCAGTTTAACG gaTATAGTCAGCATCCATTCATGCAG TTGACTGACCATGATAAGCCAATGGGAATGGCCCTGGGGATGCCGGATGTAACCCCCCTCCCTGCTGTTGTGGATCTGGCCAAAAATCCCCTGGCTGATACTCATGAATTCAAACAGGCATGCTCAAACTGCTATGTCAAAACTG GGCTTGGAGTGTTGGATTTCACACTCTATACCGAAGAGCACAAATGCAAGAAGGACATATTACTTGGAAGGATAAAAAATCAACCAGACAAGTCATGGAAGCTGATCAGACCCAGACCGACAAAATCCCAGTATGTTGGGCCATACTACATCTGCAAAG ATGTCGCCATTGGAGAGGGGTGCAGGTACCCTGGTCACTGCACATTTGCCTACTGCCAAGAGGAGATTGATGTTTGGTCCCTGGAGCGCAAAGGCTTCATCTGCAGAGACTTTCTCTTTGATCCATTTGGGCCCACCAGTAAGATCAATCTGACTGTCCCGAAGATCCTACAGGAGCATCACGGAATATTCATGTTCCTCTGTGGA GTGTGTTTTGATCACAAACCCAGAATAATCAGCAAAACCAATAAGGACAACCCATCTCTTTGCTCTCACCCCGTGACAAAACATGCCTTTGAAGATCAGAA GTGCCTGGTCCACATTCTGAGGGAGAACACTGTGCGCTACTCCAAAATCCGTCCGTACAGTCCGCAGAACCAGATGGACATCTGTCGGCATGAGGTGCGCTACGGCTGCGTGCGGGAAGACGAGTGCTTCTATGCCCACAGCCTGATCGAGCTGAAGGTGTGGATGATGCAGCACCAGCTAG GCATCACTCCTGAAAATATAGTCCATGAGGCCAATAGGTTTTGGAACATGGAGGCAGGCTCCCAAGGAACCCTG CAATTCACCACACCACTGAAGAGGTTTGGACCCCCAAATCTGAAGATGCAGTTTGTGTGTGGGCAGTGTTGGAGAAACGGCCAAGTTAGTGAGGCAGACAAGAACAAGAAGTACTGCACTGCCAAAGCCAGGCATTC GTGGTCAAAAGACAAACGAGTGGTGCTGGTGAGTTCCATCGAACGCAAGAAGTGGACAACGATCCGCCCTCTCCCAACAAAGAAGCCCATCCCGTCTCAGTTTGAG ATTTGTATGCACGTGTCTACTGGCAAAAAGTGCCAGTACATCGGAAACTGCACGTTTGCACACAGCACAGAGGAAAGGGACCTGTGGACATACATGAAAGAGAACAACA TTCCTGACATGGAGCAACTGTATGAGCACTGGCTGCAGTCTCAGAAGCCTGGCTGGAGCGAGGATGCCTCCAACAGCTCCATCAAGGAGAACGGGAAGCAGATCCACATGCCCACAGACTATGCTGAGGAGATG ACTGGCAACCACTGTTGGCTTTGTGGTAAGAACTGCAACAGTGACAGGCAGTGGCAGCAGCACATCACTtcagaaaaacacagagagaaagtgTTTAACTCTGAAGACGATCAGAACTGCTGGCAGTATCGCTTCCCCACTGGCACCTTCAGAGTTTGCGAGAG ATACCTTAAAGGCACTTGCACAGAGGAGGAGTTGTGTAAACTGGCTCATGGAAACGAAGAACTAAAGGAATGGACGGAGCGCAGGGAGTTCCTTTTGATGAAACTGGCCAAAGCCAGAAAAGACCATCTTATAGCCCCAAATGACAATGACTTTGGCAAATATAGTTTTCTGCTTAAAGACATAAAGTAA